A window from Pseudomonadales bacterium encodes these proteins:
- the rraA gene encoding ribonuclease E activity regulator RraA: protein MSISTPDLCDQFADKIRLVEPMFGNYGGRSAFGGQIVTIKCFEDNSLVKSQVGQNGRGKVLVVDGGGSSRRSLLGDMLAEEAAKNGWQGIVIYGAIRDVDALAETDLGVQALTTCPMKTEKRGIGDLDVPVTFGGVTFNPGEYLYADNNGIIVSASKLI, encoded by the coding sequence ACAAGATCCGTCTCGTCGAGCCGATGTTCGGCAACTATGGCGGCCGCTCCGCCTTCGGTGGCCAGATCGTCACCATCAAATGCTTTGAAGACAACTCGCTGGTCAAGAGCCAGGTCGGCCAGAACGGCCGTGGCAAGGTGCTGGTGGTCGATGGCGGCGGCTCCAGCCGCCGTTCGCTGCTCGGCGACATGCTGGCCGAGGAGGCCGCCAAGAATGGCTGGCAGGGCATCGTCATCTATGGCGCCATCCGCGATGTCGACGCGCTCGCCGAGACCGACCTCGGCGTGCAGGCATTGACCACCTGTCCGATGAAGACCGAAAAACGCGGCATCGGCGACCTCGACGTGCCGGTCACCTTCGGCGGCGTCACCTTCAACCCCGGCGAGTATCTCTATGCCGACAACAATGGCATCATCGTCAGCGCTTCAAAACTGATCTGA
- a CDS encoding SDR family oxidoreductase produces MELKERVCIITGAAGGIGQAAARRFHAEGARLMLVDLDPGPLGEVARSIGPDVAWCQADVTQPEQVKRYVDETVARFGRIDGFLNNAGIEGVVAPITDSPIEMFDRVMAVNVRGVWLGLKYVMAEMQKSGGGSIVITSSTAGIKGGPGLSPYVTSKHAVVGMMRSASREGAPFKIRVNTVNPSPIDTRMMRSLEQGMAPSAPELAKERVASGIPLGRYGQPEEVAELMLFLVSDRASFLTGATYMVDGGISAT; encoded by the coding sequence ATGGAGCTCAAAGAGCGTGTCTGCATCATCACCGGCGCCGCCGGCGGCATCGGCCAGGCGGCCGCACGGCGCTTCCACGCCGAAGGCGCCCGGCTGATGCTGGTGGACCTCGACCCGGGGCCACTCGGCGAAGTGGCCAGATCGATCGGCCCCGACGTCGCCTGGTGCCAGGCCGATGTCACCCAGCCCGAACAGGTGAAGCGCTATGTCGACGAAACCGTGGCACGCTTTGGCCGCATCGACGGCTTTCTGAACAACGCCGGCATCGAGGGCGTGGTGGCGCCGATCACCGACTCACCGATCGAGATGTTCGACCGGGTGATGGCGGTCAATGTGCGTGGCGTCTGGCTCGGGCTCAAGTATGTGATGGCCGAAATGCAGAAGAGCGGCGGTGGCAGCATCGTCATCACCTCCTCGACCGCCGGCATCAAGGGCGGGCCCGGCCTGTCGCCCTATGTCACCAGCAAACATGCCGTCGTCGGCATGATGCGCAGCGCATCGCGCGAAGGCGCGCCGTTCAAGATCAGGGTCAACACCGTCAACCCCTCGCCGATCGACACCCGCATGATGCGCTCGCTGGAGCAGGGGATGGCGCCGTCGGCGCCGGAGCTGGCGAAGGAGCGGGTGGCCTCCGGCATTCCGCTCGGCCGCTACGGCCAGCCGGAAGAGGTCGCCGAACTGATGCTGTTTCTGGTCAGCGACCGCGCCAGCTTCCTGACCGGTGCCACCTACATGGTCGATGGCGGCATCTCGGCCACCTGA